TGCTTGGGTCTTTACCCTCTTCTATCGCGGAGATTTTGTTGACTCTTCGTTGATGTCTGCCGCCGGAGAATTCGGTGGACAGCCATACTTCAACCATTTTCCGCAAGATTTGTGAGCCGAGTAAATCGCCGCTTAAGCAAAGAACGTTTGCGTCGTTGTGCTGTCTGCTGATTCTCGCGTTGAGTTCGTCATAGCAAAGCGCCGCCCGAATGCCGTGCACCTTATTGGCGGCAATACACATTCCGATACCGGTGCCGCAGACAAGAATAGCTCTGTCGGCCTGTT
Above is a window of Planctomycetaceae bacterium DNA encoding:
- the rpiB gene encoding ribose 5-phosphate isomerase B; its protein translation is MKVAVANDHRGIEAKEQIKAIVTELGHTCIDVGTNSDSPVDYPDMAYLAAKAVADKQADRAILVCGTGIGMCIAANKVHGIRAALCYDELNARISRQHNDANVLCLSGDLLGSQILRKMVEVWLSTEFSGGRHQRRVNKISAIEEGKDPSTIGKQ